From one Pontibacillus sp. HMF3514 genomic stretch:
- a CDS encoding DsbA family protein, whose amino-acid sequence MANTKQKGSINWIFWMIGIIAIGVIIIVVLDQNMSSSDKEVAIDYENQPYIGDEDAPVKMVEFGDYRCPHCKNFQQSAFPEIKKQLVDSGDVKFYFVNYAFLNKDSDRGAKFAETVFQKLGNDVFWDFHDHLFESMPDDMKKSNVYTTKFLKTTLQDVVDDQEKVQTVVDAYENGAGEDALEKDMEIARNLGVTGTPTVAVDGEVIKLESFQDLKDAVEEAKNN is encoded by the coding sequence ATGGCAAACACAAAGCAAAAAGGAAGCATTAATTGGATTTTTTGGATGATTGGTATTATCGCAATAGGGGTTATTATCATCGTGGTTCTAGATCAGAATATGTCCTCTTCCGATAAAGAGGTAGCTATAGATTACGAAAATCAACCCTACATTGGGGATGAAGATGCTCCCGTTAAAATGGTAGAGTTCGGTGACTACCGATGCCCACACTGTAAAAACTTTCAGCAAAGTGCTTTTCCTGAAATTAAAAAGCAATTAGTTGATTCAGGTGATGTTAAGTTTTATTTTGTAAACTATGCATTTCTGAACAAAGATTCAGATAGAGGAGCAAAATTCGCAGAAACCGTATTTCAAAAGCTAGGAAATGATGTATTCTGGGATTTTCACGACCATTTATTTGAAAGCATGCCTGATGATATGAAGAAGTCTAATGTGTACACGACTAAGTTTCTTAAAACGACTCTTCAAGATGTAGTCGACGATCAAGAAAAAGTGCAAACCGTTGTCGATGCTTATGAAAATGGAGCAGGAGAAGATGCATTAGAAAAAGACATGGAAATCGCACGTAACCTTGGTGTAACAGGAACTCCAACCGTTGCGGTAGATGGAGAAGTCATCAAACTTGAAAGCTTTCAAGACTTAAAAGATGCAGTGGAAGAAGCGAAAAACAATTAA
- a CDS encoding ribonuclease H-like YkuK family protein, which translates to MIDASFYNQSRQHMGIEDVVEHMKAFIEKDPTATYRLSIGTDSHVHQRYTRFITAIHIHRVGKGAWGCIRNHTIERQVTSLKEKISTETMLSQEVAFPFISLYLEQLAEIILPYEDEGGNLQFEIHLDIGKQGLTKHLIQDMTNRIDAMGVEVKIKPDSYAASSYAHRYTK; encoded by the coding sequence ATGATTGATGCCTCGTTTTATAATCAATCCAGACAACATATGGGGATTGAAGATGTTGTCGAGCACATGAAAGCTTTTATTGAGAAAGACCCCACTGCTACGTACCGCCTTTCGATTGGGACGGATTCACACGTCCACCAACGCTACACCCGCTTCATTACTGCTATACACATCCACCGAGTCGGAAAAGGAGCCTGGGGATGTATTCGCAACCACACGATAGAACGCCAAGTTACAAGTTTAAAAGAAAAGATTTCTACTGAAACGATGCTTAGTCAAGAAGTTGCTTTCCCATTTATTTCTCTATACCTTGAACAGCTAGCTGAGATCATTCTTCCTTATGAAGATGAAGGCGGAAACCTTCAGTTTGAAATTCACCTAGATATCGGGAAGCAAGGCCTTACCAAACACTTAATTCAGGACATGACCAATCGAATAGATGCTATGGGAGTTGAAGTGAAAATTAAACCTGATTCTTACGCTGCATCCTCATATGCACATAGGTACACGAAATAA
- a CDS encoding Hsp20/alpha crystallin family protein, translating into MASENEKLNKNLEGPRQLFNDLFQLNPNKSLLDTMDQFFNNAFQGGFPVEEVDSKSHYSVKANLPGVSKEDIDVELMENRLHIMVDRGDIEQNFDEGVFGKRQTYMERVITLPSNLIFRNMKATHQDGVLNISFPKKRGKRIDIE; encoded by the coding sequence ATGGCTTCAGAAAATGAAAAGCTTAATAAAAATTTAGAAGGTCCAAGACAGTTATTTAATGATCTTTTTCAATTGAATCCTAACAAATCATTGCTAGATACAATGGATCAATTTTTCAATAATGCATTTCAAGGGGGATTCCCTGTTGAAGAGGTGGATTCCAAGTCTCATTACTCCGTGAAAGCGAATTTACCTGGGGTTTCAAAAGAGGATATCGATGTTGAACTGATGGAGAACAGACTACACATTATGGTAGACCGTGGTGACATCGAACAAAATTTTGATGAAGGTGTTTTTGGTAAAAGGCAAACATATATGGAAAGAGTCATCACACTCCCATCAAATTTAATATTTAGAAACATGAAAGCTACTCATCAAGATGGCGTGTTAAATATCTCATTCCCGAAAAAACGAGGGAAAAGAATCGATATTGAGTAA
- the ytzI gene encoding YtzI protein produces MFTILMVCLIIMVAVLGLTIATINKGYAYEHKVDPLPQESPVDYNETDHDDKKAE; encoded by the coding sequence ATGTTCACGATATTAATGGTTTGCCTCATTATTATGGTTGCTGTTTTAGGATTAACAATCGCAACAATTAATAAAGGTTATGCCTACGAACACAAAGTAGATCCATTACCACAAGAGTCACCAGTGGATTACAATGAAACAGATCATGACGATAAAAAAGCTGAATAG
- the dapF gene encoding diaminopimelate epimerase, whose product MRIELLKCHGSNNDFVLIDDLQHTYQFSEEERVSIAKNLCDREGLIGGDGILFVEQSAVADARMRMFNPDGSEAEMCGNGLRCVARYASEKFNKTQLVIETKEANLTVEQKGDIFENIPSFEVAIEPVSLKPASLPLKTDEKEHIDQKIPALSEDLRFSVVSVPNPHLIAMVDQVDDEQLSTIGKEANRNKTLLPNGVNVSFVQNLGDQKVFVRTYERGVGLTNACGTAMSASSLNTVLLNYNQPDEEIFVFNRGGFVICVVHVEDGEYRIKLRGNATYEYKTTISLTGNIVEELTERETFETEAKAYEALQEYASKEIELHQ is encoded by the coding sequence ATGAGAATCGAATTGTTAAAATGTCATGGATCAAATAATGACTTTGTATTAATAGATGATCTGCAACATACATATCAGTTCTCTGAAGAGGAACGTGTATCGATCGCTAAGAATCTTTGTGATCGTGAAGGCCTTATTGGAGGAGATGGCATTTTGTTTGTTGAACAAAGTGCAGTGGCTGATGCCAGAATGCGTATGTTTAACCCAGATGGATCTGAAGCAGAGATGTGTGGGAATGGTCTGCGTTGTGTAGCCCGTTATGCAAGTGAGAAGTTTAATAAGACACAACTTGTTATTGAAACGAAAGAGGCAAATCTTACAGTTGAGCAAAAAGGCGATATTTTCGAAAATATCCCATCTTTTGAAGTGGCCATTGAACCCGTTTCATTAAAACCAGCTTCTCTTCCACTTAAAACAGATGAGAAGGAGCATATTGATCAAAAAATACCTGCATTATCAGAGGACTTAAGGTTCAGTGTAGTAAGTGTGCCGAATCCTCACTTAATCGCGATGGTTGATCAAGTAGATGATGAACAATTATCGACCATTGGAAAAGAAGCAAATAGAAACAAAACACTACTTCCAAATGGTGTGAATGTTAGTTTTGTGCAAAACTTAGGCGATCAAAAGGTGTTTGTACGTACGTATGAGCGCGGCGTTGGCTTAACAAACGCCTGTGGTACAGCTATGTCAGCTTCATCACTGAATACCGTTTTACTAAACTACAATCAACCAGACGAAGAGATTTTTGTCTTTAATCGCGGTGGTTTTGTTATTTGTGTTGTACATGTTGAAGATGGTGAATATCGTATTAAATTACGTGGAAACGCAACATATGAGTACAAAACAACAATAAGTCTTACAGGTAACATAGTAGAGGAATTAACAGAGCGCGAAACCTTTGAGACAGAAGCAAAAGCTTATGAAGCCCTTCAAGAATATGCTTCAAAAGAAATAGAGCTTCATCAGTAA
- a CDS encoding DUF3892 domain-containing protein: MAEQVVAVRKNGDGDIVELKLSSGQVVDYKQAQQMAKNKEIEHVNVFIGKDHEEHLRSDADGDPTNNLDQLPTF, translated from the coding sequence ATGGCAGAACAAGTTGTTGCCGTCCGCAAAAATGGTGACGGGGATATTGTTGAATTAAAACTTTCTTCTGGCCAGGTGGTTGATTATAAACAAGCTCAACAAATGGCGAAGAACAAAGAGATTGAGCACGTAAATGTTTTTATTGGTAAAGACCATGAGGAGCACCTGCGTAGCGATGCTGATGGGGATCCGACGAACAATCTTGACCAGTTACCTACATTTTAA
- a CDS encoding alpha/beta fold hydrolase, whose amino-acid sequence MEVHIDKKHLNVNVKRIGKGEAIIFLQGVRGSELRKFLPYDEALSQDFELIFYEHTEHLTSQNITAKEPSLKDEVEILNELCIKLGLERVHLFGESWGTILALLYAIYYPQQVHKIFLTGAIGASHESFALFESEMQERANHDDIQKFLELAEHLSQGEDTVDSIFHMLDPYYVYSSQVTEHTSLPMNEIVNNEVGASLREKFDIRDELNQLDEIPVFVAQGTHDIISPEGIQSHLLDYLPQATLVEIEEAGHWTIVDQPKKILGLAKTFFSENQAH is encoded by the coding sequence TTGGAGGTTCATATAGATAAAAAGCATTTGAACGTAAATGTAAAACGTATTGGAAAGGGTGAAGCTATTATCTTTCTGCAGGGAGTTAGAGGGAGTGAGCTTCGTAAATTCCTTCCTTACGATGAAGCACTTTCTCAAGATTTTGAGTTAATATTCTATGAGCATACAGAACACTTAACCTCACAGAATATAACTGCTAAAGAACCTTCCTTAAAAGATGAGGTGGAAATATTAAATGAACTCTGCATTAAACTTGGTTTAGAAAGAGTTCATCTATTTGGAGAGTCATGGGGAACCATTTTAGCGCTCCTATATGCAATTTACTACCCTCAGCAAGTACATAAGATATTTTTAACAGGTGCCATTGGAGCATCGCATGAAAGTTTTGCTTTATTTGAGTCAGAAATGCAAGAACGGGCGAACCATGATGATATACAAAAGTTTTTGGAATTAGCAGAGCATCTATCCCAGGGAGAGGATACAGTCGATAGCATCTTTCACATGTTAGATCCTTATTACGTTTACTCATCTCAGGTAACAGAACATACAAGCCTGCCAATGAATGAAATCGTCAATAATGAAGTAGGCGCAAGTCTCCGAGAAAAATTCGATATCCGGGATGAACTGAATCAATTAGATGAGATCCCAGTTTTTGTTGCACAGGGTACACACGACATTATTTCGCCGGAGGGAATTCAGTCACATTTACTTGATTATTTGCCTCAAGCAACACTTGTTGAAATCGAAGAAGCTGGCCATTGGACCATTGTGGATCAGCCTAAAAAAATACTCGGCCTCGCAAAGACATTTTTCTCAGAAAATCAAGCTCATTAA
- a CDS encoding S9 family peptidase, whose amino-acid sequence MTKFKTFLALYMCMIFLIGCNSSNDHSEDSSPSEEINKKEISGTWSGAIEVPNQTLNILVAFQKDDSWEVTLSIPVQNVQNYPFSTVNINDSKVYLSTTIGGQEISFNGERKKEKIEGTFTQAGQSFSFYLTKGGQSNEEKEKGDFLTLETSAGKLYGELELPNEKGQHPVVLIIPGSGPTDRNGNSAGAPGENNSLKMLAEELAKQGMASVRYDKRGVGKNTEAIISESKLRFDRFVMDAEKWIEKLKTDERFSNVGVIGHSQGSLVGMMAAQNQKIDAFVSLAGAGNSIDKVLKEQLSSLPDSLKKEAQSILNQLKQGETVKEVPSQLQSLFRESVQPFLVSWIKHDPTEEIKQLNAPTLIVNGKNDIQVSVKEAEMLHNAKTESQLLIIDGMNHVLKDAPENREENAKTYTNPDLPLADSLVDGIMSFFKKVGFVESR is encoded by the coding sequence ATGACAAAGTTTAAAACCTTCCTGGCTTTATACATGTGTATGATTTTTCTTATTGGCTGCAATTCATCTAATGATCATTCAGAAGATTCCTCACCATCTGAGGAAATCAATAAAAAAGAGATAAGCGGAACATGGAGTGGTGCCATTGAAGTGCCGAATCAGACGTTGAACATTCTGGTGGCTTTTCAGAAAGACGATAGTTGGGAAGTAACATTGAGTATCCCTGTTCAAAATGTTCAAAACTACCCTTTTTCCACTGTAAATATCAATGATTCAAAGGTTTATCTCTCTACAACTATTGGCGGACAAGAGATAAGTTTTAATGGTGAAAGGAAAAAGGAGAAGATTGAAGGCACATTCACACAAGCTGGCCAATCTTTTTCTTTCTATTTAACAAAAGGGGGCCAGTCTAATGAAGAAAAAGAAAAAGGCGATTTTCTAACTCTCGAGACTTCTGCTGGTAAGCTTTATGGTGAATTAGAACTTCCAAATGAAAAAGGACAGCATCCAGTTGTTTTAATTATACCTGGATCTGGTCCAACTGATCGTAATGGAAATTCAGCTGGTGCTCCAGGGGAAAATAATTCTCTAAAGATGCTTGCGGAGGAGTTAGCTAAACAAGGAATGGCAAGTGTCCGGTATGATAAAAGAGGTGTAGGAAAAAACACGGAAGCTATAATTTCTGAATCTAAATTGAGGTTTGATCGTTTTGTTATGGATGCTGAAAAGTGGATAGAGAAGTTGAAAACAGATGAACGATTTTCTAATGTTGGTGTGATCGGCCACAGTCAAGGTTCATTAGTTGGTATGATGGCAGCTCAAAATCAAAAGATAGATGCTTTTGTTTCTCTTGCTGGAGCTGGGAACTCAATTGATAAAGTACTTAAAGAACAGTTATCTTCCTTACCAGATAGCTTGAAAAAGGAAGCCCAATCCATTCTAAATCAACTAAAACAAGGTGAAACTGTTAAAGAGGTACCATCTCAACTTCAGAGTTTATTTAGGGAAAGCGTTCAACCTTTTCTGGTCTCATGGATAAAACATGATCCAACTGAAGAAATAAAACAGCTAAATGCACCAACATTAATCGTAAATGGAAAAAACGATATCCAAGTCTCTGTAAAAGAGGCAGAGATGCTTCATAATGCTAAAACAGAGAGCCAACTTTTAATCATTGATGGGATGAATCATGTATTAAAAGATGCGCCTGAAAATCGAGAAGAGAATGCGAAAACATATACCAATCCAGATCTGCCTCTAGCAGATAGTTTGGTTGATGGGATCATGAGCTTTTTTAAAAAGGTTGGTTTTGTTGAAAGTCGGTAA
- a CDS encoding aconitate hydratase: MALNVTQKLIQDHLLSGELTPGEEIGLKIDQTLTQDATGTMVMLELEAMGLDYAKTEASAQYVDHNLIQEDSKNPDDHLFLESAAQRFGLYFSRPGNGVSHPVHMQRLAKPGQTLLGSDSHTCANGCMGMLAMGAGGIDVAMAIAGEPFYVKMPEVWGIYVKGELPDWVSAKDVILELLRRHDVKGGVGKVLEYYGPGLKNLSAMDRHVIANMGAELGATGTVFPSDEEVKRYLKSQGREEDWKEIVADDGAKYDLHEEIDLSELEPMIAKPSSPGNVVPVREVAGEPIYQSYIGSSANPGYRDFAVAAEIVKGKQVAHGVSFDINPTSRQMLTDLVKNNHMASLLPAGARLHQAGCNGCIGMGQAPATGRNSLRTTPRNFPGRSGTKEDSVFLCGPETAAASALTGKITDPRDLEMEFPDISAPDNPTIDMTLLDKPKLPEEAKEIELQKGPNIASIPEMDELPDEMELPILLKMGDNISTDEILAGGARVLPYRSNLPEISKFTFEIVDDTYYDRAMEIKDQGGHAVVGGYNYGQGSSREHAALAPRYLGLRVAIVQDFARIHWQNLVNFGVLPLTFSTSEEAEKLEQGDVLQFSGLREAIQNGQEIKAKVKDKNEEINLRHTLSVRQVDMMLKGGLINWVRDREK, from the coding sequence ATGGCACTAAATGTTACACAGAAATTGATTCAAGATCATCTTTTATCAGGAGAATTAACACCTGGTGAAGAGATTGGGTTAAAAATTGATCAGACGTTAACCCAAGACGCAACAGGTACTATGGTAATGTTGGAGTTAGAAGCGATGGGACTCGATTATGCCAAAACAGAAGCTTCAGCTCAGTACGTTGACCACAACCTCATTCAGGAAGATAGTAAAAACCCAGACGACCATCTATTTTTGGAAAGCGCTGCACAGCGGTTTGGCTTGTACTTCAGCCGTCCAGGTAATGGGGTAAGTCACCCTGTCCATATGCAACGCTTAGCGAAACCTGGCCAAACCTTGCTTGGTTCTGACAGTCACACGTGTGCAAATGGCTGTATGGGGATGCTTGCAATGGGAGCAGGTGGTATTGACGTTGCAATGGCAATCGCAGGAGAGCCTTTTTATGTCAAAATGCCTGAAGTATGGGGCATCTATGTGAAAGGTGAGCTTCCAGATTGGGTAAGTGCAAAAGACGTTATTTTAGAATTACTACGCCGTCACGATGTAAAAGGAGGCGTTGGCAAAGTACTTGAATATTACGGACCTGGCTTGAAGAACTTATCAGCTATGGACCGTCACGTTATTGCCAACATGGGCGCAGAGCTTGGTGCAACAGGTACCGTTTTCCCATCTGATGAAGAAGTGAAGCGCTACTTAAAGAGTCAAGGCCGTGAAGAAGATTGGAAAGAAATCGTAGCTGATGATGGAGCGAAATATGACCTTCATGAAGAAATCGACCTTTCAGAATTAGAACCTATGATCGCAAAACCATCAAGTCCGGGTAATGTGGTTCCTGTTCGAGAAGTAGCAGGAGAGCCGATTTATCAGTCTTATATCGGATCTTCAGCAAACCCAGGATACCGCGACTTTGCTGTAGCTGCTGAAATTGTAAAAGGAAAGCAAGTTGCACATGGTGTGTCTTTTGACATTAACCCAACTTCTCGTCAAATGCTTACGGACTTAGTGAAAAACAATCATATGGCGAGCCTTTTACCAGCTGGCGCACGCTTGCACCAAGCAGGTTGTAACGGCTGTATTGGAATGGGGCAAGCACCTGCAACTGGCCGAAACAGTTTACGTACTACACCACGTAACTTCCCTGGTCGTTCAGGAACAAAAGAGGACAGTGTATTCTTATGTGGACCAGAAACAGCTGCTGCATCAGCTTTAACAGGGAAAATTACGGACCCGCGTGATTTAGAGATGGAATTTCCGGATATCTCAGCACCTGATAATCCAACGATTGATATGACGTTATTGGATAAACCGAAGCTACCAGAAGAAGCAAAAGAGATAGAGCTTCAAAAAGGACCAAATATTGCGTCCATTCCTGAAATGGATGAATTACCTGATGAAATGGAACTACCAATTCTGCTGAAAATGGGAGATAACATTTCAACTGATGAAATCCTAGCAGGTGGCGCTCGTGTGTTACCTTACCGAAGCAACTTACCAGAGATCAGTAAGTTCACATTCGAAATTGTTGATGACACGTACTATGATCGTGCGATGGAAATCAAAGATCAAGGCGGTCATGCAGTCGTGGGTGGCTATAACTACGGACAAGGTTCAAGTCGTGAACACGCTGCATTAGCTCCTCGATACCTTGGCTTACGTGTTGCGATCGTCCAAGACTTTGCTCGTATTCACTGGCAAAACCTAGTGAACTTTGGCGTACTTCCACTGACATTCAGCACAAGTGAAGAAGCCGAAAAACTAGAACAAGGTGATGTTCTGCAATTTAGTGGTTTACGTGAAGCAATCCAAAATGGCCAAGAAATTAAAGCGAAAGTTAAAGATAAAAATGAAGAAATTAACCTGCGTCATACATTATCTGTTCGCCAAGTGGACATGATGCTAAAAGGAGGACTCATTAACTGGGTCCGCGACCGAGAAAAATAA